The proteins below are encoded in one region of Winogradskyella helgolandensis:
- a CDS encoding glycoside hydrolase family 30 protein, whose translation MKKSRYSILPLLILTVMSCTSEKKESKSLEVEIYETSESGHKLTRITEFSKVDSSAVIKLLPEQKFQTITGFGGSFTESSAYLLNKLSKKNRDTILQAYFADEGARYSLTRTHIASCDFSLNNYTYAPVVDDMEMKSFNIEEDRDDLIPMIKEAQAVSTDGFNIIASPWTSPPWMKDNKEYVGGKLLPKYYDAFALYFSKYLEAYKAEGIDVWGLTPVNEPHGNGNNWESMHFSPEEETDFVQNHLGPKLEADGFGNVNILGYDQNREGIKEWVDEMYKDEASSKYFAGLAVHWYESTYDYLPEELQYAHNKAPDKYLIETEGCVDSEIPMWQDDAWYWKKEATDWGWDWASPEDKHLHPKYAPVNRYARDIIGCLNNWVDGWVDWNMVLDRQGGPNWFENWCVAPVIVDPDADEVYFTPLYYTMAHFSKYIRPGAEVIGVDNADKDLMVAAAKNPDGTIAVVIFNEGKTAKDFSLMLGEETVKVKINPQAIQTIIIPTKTK comes from the coding sequence ATGAAAAAATCAAGATATAGCATATTGCCGCTCTTAATTCTTACTGTAATGAGTTGTACTTCCGAAAAAAAAGAAAGTAAAAGTTTAGAGGTTGAGATTTATGAAACTTCAGAAAGTGGACATAAACTGACTAGAATAACGGAGTTTTCTAAAGTAGATTCGTCTGCAGTGATAAAATTATTACCAGAACAAAAGTTTCAAACCATAACAGGATTTGGTGGTTCGTTTACAGAATCTTCGGCTTACTTATTAAACAAGTTGAGTAAAAAGAATCGCGATACTATTCTTCAAGCTTATTTTGCTGATGAAGGGGCACGTTACTCATTAACAAGAACACATATTGCATCATGTGATTTTTCATTAAACAATTATACCTATGCACCTGTTGTAGATGATATGGAAATGAAAAGTTTCAACATAGAAGAAGATCGTGATGATTTAATTCCAATGATTAAAGAAGCTCAGGCTGTTTCAACGGATGGCTTTAATATTATAGCGTCACCTTGGACCTCTCCACCGTGGATGAAAGATAACAAGGAGTATGTTGGTGGAAAGTTATTACCAAAATATTACGATGCGTTTGCACTCTACTTTTCTAAATACTTAGAAGCTTATAAAGCTGAAGGTATAGATGTTTGGGGTTTAACACCCGTTAATGAGCCACATGGAAATGGGAATAATTGGGAAAGTATGCACTTTTCTCCAGAAGAAGAAACCGACTTCGTTCAAAACCATTTAGGTCCAAAGTTAGAAGCTGATGGCTTTGGTAATGTAAATATTTTAGGATATGATCAAAATAGAGAAGGGATTAAAGAATGGGTAGATGAAATGTATAAAGACGAAGCCTCTTCAAAATATTTTGCAGGCTTAGCTGTGCATTGGTACGAGAGTACATATGACTATTTGCCAGAAGAATTGCAATACGCGCATAACAAAGCCCCAGATAAATATCTTATTGAAACTGAAGGTTGTGTAGATTCTGAAATTCCGATGTGGCAAGACGATGCTTGGTATTGGAAAAAAGAAGCAACAGATTGGGGTTGGGATTGGGCATCTCCAGAAGATAAACATTTACACCCAAAATACGCACCAGTAAACCGTTACGCAAGAGATATCATTGGTTGTCTAAACAATTGGGTCGATGGTTGGGTAGATTGGAACATGGTTTTGGACCGACAAGGTGGTCCAAACTGGTTTGAGAATTGGTGTGTGGCACCAGTTATTGTAGATCCAGATGCTGACGAAGTTTACTTTACACCATTGTATTACACCATGGCACATTTTAGTAAATACATTAGACCAGGAGCTGAGGTTATTGGAGTTGATAATGCAGATAAAGACTTAATGGTTGCTGCAGCTAAAAACCCTGACGGAACTATTGCTGTTGTGATATTTAATGAGGGTAAAACCGCAAAGGATTTTAGTTTAATGCTAGGTGAAGAAACGGTAAAAGTAAAAATTAATCCACAAGCTATTCAAACGATAATAATCCCAACTAAAACTAAATAA
- a CDS encoding MFS transporter, with protein sequence MSTTANKVPLGQKIAFGLGMLANQMFPAVIGIFIVVLVKDLGFPGWMWGVVSLAPRIFDAITDPIMGYISDNTKSRWGRRKQYVFIGAVIMGVAFVIMWQLFRENSLDYNFWYFLLTSFVFYLGLTIFSVPYVAMGYEMSDDFHERTSIMAVSQWIGQWAWVIAPWFWVIMYDPEWYPSADVAVRELAIWVGIIFAICAMVPAIFIKSRSTVNEDYSPLTLKNIGGSLKEIGNNFVEAFKSVPFKKLCFATFFVFNAFNTVASFTFFIIVYYLFNGDAAAAGIWPTLFGSIGALVTTFLVIPIVAKMSKILGKKRAFMVSQGISVVGYIMLWFLFIPGKPYMFLFALPFFSFGIGGLFTLMMSMTADVIDLDELHTGKRREGVFGAIYWWMVKFGFGIAGGLSGAILTIIGFDSVLEVQPEGAITGLRLFFSGLPIAGTLLAMYIMRNYDLTEDRANEIRAELDKRKTEIIK encoded by the coding sequence ATGTCTACCACAGCCAATAAAGTTCCATTAGGCCAGAAAATCGCTTTTGGATTAGGTATGCTAGCGAATCAGATGTTTCCCGCTGTTATTGGTATATTCATTGTGGTTTTAGTTAAAGATTTAGGTTTTCCAGGTTGGATGTGGGGAGTAGTATCATTGGCTCCACGTATTTTTGATGCCATTACAGACCCTATTATGGGGTATATTTCAGATAATACAAAATCGCGCTGGGGAAGACGAAAACAATATGTTTTTATCGGAGCTGTAATTATGGGTGTCGCTTTTGTTATTATGTGGCAATTATTCCGAGAGAATTCACTTGATTATAACTTTTGGTATTTTTTACTAACGTCGTTTGTGTTTTATTTAGGCTTAACCATTTTTAGTGTGCCTTATGTGGCTATGGGTTATGAAATGAGTGATGATTTTCATGAGCGTACAAGTATTATGGCAGTTTCTCAATGGATTGGGCAGTGGGCTTGGGTTATAGCACCTTGGTTTTGGGTGATTATGTATGATCCAGAATGGTATCCATCTGCAGATGTGGCGGTAAGAGAATTGGCTATTTGGGTCGGAATTATATTTGCAATTTGTGCTATGGTTCCAGCTATTTTTATTAAAAGTCGTTCCACAGTTAATGAAGATTATTCACCGCTGACACTAAAGAATATTGGAGGTAGTTTAAAAGAAATTGGAAATAATTTCGTTGAGGCCTTCAAATCCGTACCTTTTAAAAAGCTATGCTTTGCTACATTTTTCGTCTTTAATGCGTTTAATACAGTGGCCAGTTTTACATTTTTTATAATCGTTTATTATTTGTTTAATGGAGATGCTGCTGCTGCTGGTATTTGGCCAACACTATTTGGAAGTATTGGTGCTCTTGTTACCACGTTTTTAGTGATTCCAATTGTTGCTAAAATGTCAAAAATCTTAGGGAAGAAACGGGCATTTATGGTTTCACAAGGGATTTCTGTGGTTGGCTATATTATGTTATGGTTCTTATTTATACCAGGAAAACCTTATATGTTTTTGTTTGCTTTGCCTTTTTTCTCTTTTGGAATTGGTGGTTTGTTTACATTAATGATGTCTATGACTGCAGATGTTATTGATCTTGATGAGTTACATACTGGTAAACGTAGAGAGGGTGTTTTTGGAGCCATTTATTGGTGGATGGTAAAATTCGGTTTCGGAATTGCAGGTGGATTAAGCGGTGCAATTTTAACAATCATTGGATTCGATTCTGTTCTCGAAGTGCAACCAGAAGGAGCCATTACAGGATTACGGTTATTCTTTTCTGGACTGCCAATAGCCGGAACGCTTTTAGCTATGTATATCATGCGTAATTATGATTTGACAGAAGATCGAGCTAATGAAATTAGAGCCGAATTAGATAAACGCAAAACTGAAATAATTAAGTAA
- a CDS encoding glycoside hydrolase family 17 protein — MSLRGEKFLALASIDYADKDLEGLRFIYRDVLSKGLHGLCFSPYMDGQEPGDQLSESQIRRRIEIIKPYTKWIRSFSCTEGNELIPKIAKEYGLKTLVGAWLGADKDINEKEIAGLLELANQGYVDIAAVGNEVMYRGDLTEDDLLEHLNNVKKSITNDVPVGYVDAYYEFADRPNITEACDVILANCYPFWEGCDQDYSLLYMKDMYNRALKAANGKKVIITETGWPNKGTHLEGAFPSDENAIKYFINSQQWSKEEDIEMFYFSSFDETWKVGAEGDVGSFWGIWDKNEKLKF, encoded by the coding sequence ATGTCTTTAAGAGGAGAGAAGTTTTTAGCATTAGCATCTATTGATTATGCTGATAAAGATTTAGAAGGATTAAGATTTATCTATAGAGACGTGTTGTCTAAAGGCTTACATGGTCTTTGTTTTAGTCCTTATATGGATGGGCAAGAACCAGGTGATCAATTATCTGAATCTCAAATTAGAAGGCGTATTGAAATTATAAAACCTTATACCAAGTGGATCCGTTCATTTTCTTGTACTGAAGGTAATGAGTTAATACCTAAAATTGCTAAAGAATACGGGCTTAAAACACTTGTTGGGGCATGGTTGGGTGCCGACAAAGATATTAATGAAAAGGAAATTGCAGGACTTCTAGAATTGGCAAATCAAGGTTATGTTGATATTGCAGCTGTTGGTAATGAAGTTATGTATCGTGGAGATTTAACTGAAGATGATTTGTTAGAGCATCTCAACAATGTTAAGAAATCTATTACAAACGACGTGCCAGTTGGATATGTAGATGCTTACTACGAGTTTGCAGATCGTCCTAATATTACAGAGGCTTGTGATGTTATTTTGGCGAATTGTTATCCGTTTTGGGAAGGTTGTGATCAAGACTATTCATTATTATACATGAAAGACATGTACAATAGAGCATTGAAAGCGGCTAACGGAAAAAAAGTAATTATTACAGAAACAGGTTGGCCAAACAAAGGTACTCATCTAGAAGGAGCTTTCCCTTCTGATGAAAATGCGATTAAGTATTTTATCAATTCACAACAATGGTCAAAAGAAGAAGATATTGAGATGTTCTATTTTTCTTCTTTTGATGAAACATGGAAAGTTGGTGCTGAAGGAGATGTAGGATCTTTTTGGGGTATTTGGGATAAAAACGAAAAACTAAAATTTTAG